The following proteins are co-located in the Bathymodiolus thermophilus thioautotrophic gill symbiont genome:
- the gmhA gene encoding D-sedoheptulose 7-phosphate isomerase, translating to MQSVIESEFNAHLKTTQATMDAISTQLEMAVNLCTNSLNNGGKILIFGNGGSAADAQHIAAELVGRYKTERRGLAAIALTTDTSALTSIGNDYGYEFIFSRQVEALANKNDIAIGISTGGSSTNVINGLQAAKNSGCQLIGFSGRQGGKMNDLCNINLVIPSEDTPRIQEMHIVLGHTLCHLIEQTID from the coding sequence ATGCAATCCGTCATTGAATCTGAATTTAACGCACACCTAAAAACAACACAAGCAACAATGGACGCCATCAGTACTCAACTCGAAATGGCAGTTAATTTATGCACAAACAGCCTTAACAATGGCGGCAAAATCCTCATATTCGGCAACGGTGGCAGTGCCGCTGACGCACAACACATCGCCGCAGAACTCGTAGGCCGATACAAAACTGAACGCCGAGGCCTAGCCGCCATCGCCCTTACAACCGACACCTCAGCCCTCACTTCAATTGGCAATGACTATGGCTATGAATTTATTTTTTCTCGCCAAGTAGAAGCCCTAGCAAATAAAAACGATATCGCTATCGGCATCAGCACCGGCGGCAGCAGCACGAATGTTATCAACGGACTACAAGCCGCCAAAAACTCAGGTTGCCAACTCATCGGCTTTAGCGGTAGACAAGGTGGCAAAATGAACGACTTATGCAACATCAACCTAGTCATTCCTAGTGAAGACACCCCACGCATCCAAGAAATGCACATTGTACTTGGTCACACACTCTGCCATCTTATTGAGCAAACTATAGATTAG